The following proteins are encoded in a genomic region of Oryza brachyantha chromosome 11, ObraRS2, whole genome shotgun sequence:
- the LOC102717379 gene encoding meiotic recombination protein DMC1 homolog B: protein MAPSKQYDEGGQLQLMDADRVEEEEECFESIDKLISQGINSGDVKKLQDAGIYTCNGLMMHTKKSLTGIKGLSEAKVDKICEAAEKLLSQGFMTGSDLLIKRKSVVRITTGSQALDELLGGGIETLCITEAFGEFRSGKTQLAHTLCVSTQLPIHMHGGNGKVAYIDTEGTFRPERIVPIAERFGMDANAVLDNIIYARAYTYEHQYNLLLGLAAKMAEEPFRLLIVDSVIALFRVDFSGRGELAERQQKLAQMLSRLTKIAEEFNVAVYITNQVIADPGGGMFITDPKKPAGGHVLAHAATIRLMLRKGKGEQRVCKIFDAPNLPEGEAVFQVTSGGIMDAKD from the exons TAATCTCGCAAGGGATAAACTCTGGAGATGTGAAGAAGCTGCAGGACGCTGGTATCTACACTTGCAATGGCCTCATGATGCATACAAAGAAG AGCCTGACAGGAATCAAGGGATTATCTGAAGCAAAGGTAGATAAGATCTGCGAAGCAGCTGAAAAACTTCTG AGCCAGGGATTCATGACAGGAAGTGATCTCCTTATTAAG CGGAAGTCTGTTGTTCGGATCACCACTGGGAGTCAGGCACTTGATGAGCTGCTTGGCG GAGGGATTGAAACACTCTGCATCACAGAGGCATTTGGAGAGTTTCG ATCAGGGAAGACCCAGTTGGCTCACACTCTATGTGTCTCCACTCAG CTTCCAATCCACATGCATGGGGGGAACGGGAAGGTTGCTTACATTGACACTGAGGGAACATT CCGGCCTGAGCGCATTGTACCAATTGCTGAGAGGTTTGGGATGGATGCCAATGCTGTTCTTGATAAT ATCATATATGCTCGTGCATACACCTATGAGCACCAGTACAACTTGCTCCTTGGCCTTGCTGCTAAGATGGCTGAAGAGCCTTTCAGGCTTCTG ATTGTGGATTCCGTGATCGCACTATTCCGTGTTGATTTCAGTGGCAGGGGTGAACTTGCAGAGCGCCAG CAAAAATTGGCACAGATGCTCTCTCGCCTTACTAAGATAGCTGAGGAGTTCAATGTTGCAGTGTACATCACCAACCAAG TGATTGCCGATCCAGGTGGTGGAATGTTCATAACTGACCCGAAGAAACCTGCGGGAGGCCACGTGCTTGCGCATGCAGCCACCATCCGGTTGATGCTGAGGAAAGGCAAAGGAGAGCAGCGTGTCTGCAAGATCTTTGATGCACCTAACCTGCCTGAGGGAGAAGCT GTTTTCCAGGTAACATCAGGTGGAATAATGGATGCGAAAGACTGA
- the LOC102716817 gene encoding tRNA-uridine aminocarboxypropyltransferase 2: MDSDPLPSVAAAAGDATADQTPPRRAVCHSGCGRPSSVCLCPYLPPSPLPTSTAVVILHHPHAVRRNPLSTLPLLARSLSNLRLIPGRRLLPSSAPLIARSPSSPVLLLFPSPDAADLASWCRSTPPAARANPTLLLLDGTWKQAKEMHAASLPFLSSFVVPVSLPVDCGVDGDSMFESELVVRKEPYKGCMSTMEAVARALRLLEPEGSGAEIEQAMVEVLQAMVAFQAKHVQHRPMKPRVKMRKKKDIKKEEGMNGMPDWCG, from the coding sequence ATGGACTCTGACCcactcccctccgtcgccgccgccgccggcgacgccaccgccgaccAGACTCCTCCCCGTCGCGCCGTCTGCCACTCCGGCTGCGGCCGCCCGTCCAGCGTCTGCCTCTGCCCGTACCTGCCCCCATCCCCGCTccccacctccaccgccgtcgtcatcctccACCACCCGCACGCCGTCCGCCGCAACCCCCTCTCCACCCTCCCCTTGCTCGCACGCTCcctctccaacctccgcctcatccccggccgccgtctcctcccttcctccgcCCCCCTCATCGCTCGCTCCCCTTCGAGCCCCGTCCTCCTGCTCTTCCCttcgccggacgccgccgacCTCGCTTCCTGGTGCCGGTCCACGcctcccgccgcgcgcgccaacCCGACGCTGCTGCTCCTCGACGGGACATGGAAGCAGGCCAAGGAGATGCACGCCGCCAGCCTCCCGTTCCTGTCCTCCTTTGTCGTCCCCGTGTCGCTGCCCGTGGACTGCGGCGTGGACGGTGACAGCATGTTTGAGTCGGAGCTCGTGGTGAGGAAGGAGCCGTACAAGGGGTGCATGAGCACAATGGAGGCCGTTGCGAGGGCCCTGCGTCTGCTGGAGCCGGAGGGGAGTGGCGCAGAGATCGAGCAGGCGATGGTGGAAGTGCTCCAGGCGATGGTGGCCTTTCAGGCCAAGCACGTGCAGCACCGACCGATGAAACCGAGAgtgaagatgaggaagaagaaggataTCAAGAAGGAGGAGGGGATGAATGGAATGCCGGATTGGTGTGGCTGA
- the LOC102703075 gene encoding UDP-glycosyltransferase 75C1, whose translation MADTANLQHSRSNGHDHHPHFLVVAYGIQSHVNPAQDLARRLASIDASVVCTLSVHVAAHRRMFPSLASPDEETTDGVISYVPFSDGYDDRTEPIPTEDESARSRGASFRSLSSVISRLAARGRPVTCVVCTMALPAVLDVARKHGVPLAVFWNQPATVLAAYYHYYHGYKDLIASNAFDPACEVTLPGLQPLRMQCLPSFLVEKTSIGLSKMVIDDFQELFEFIDREKPMVLVNTFNELEATTLVAMQPYLKEVLFIGHFARSSARARIHIFQKDKKSYMEWLDAQQERSVIYISFGSVLTYSKQQLQEIAQGLEESDRPYLWVVRKDGRDEEVESFLANNTDHRNGMVIEWCDQLDVLSHSSIGCFVTHCGWNSTVESLAFGVPMVTVPNWSDQPTIAYLVEEKWRVGTRVYRDDQGIIVGTQLAKEIDFIMGDNEVASKIRQRANDFKQKIHEEATRGEKSEMSLQIFAKTMIGLGRWGLKII comes from the exons ATGGCCGACACAGCAAACCTGCAGCATAGCCGCAGCAACGGTCATGATCACCACCCGCACTTCCTTGTGGTGGCTTACGGCATCCAGAGCCACGTCAATCCTGCGCAAGAcctcgcccgccgcctcgccagCATCGACGCTTCAGTCGTGTGCACCCTCTCCGTCCAtgtcgccgcccaccgccgcaTGTTCCCGTCGCTCGCCTCCCCCGACGAGGAGACCACCGACGGTGTCATCTCCTACGTACCGTTCTCCGATGGCTACGACGACAGAACGGAGCCGATCCCCACCGAGGATGAGAGCGCACGCAGCCGCGGCGCAAGCTTCCGTAGCCTCTCGTCGGTGATCTCCCGGCTCGCGGCCCGTGGCCGGCCGGTCACATGCGTCGTGTGCACCATGGCGCTGCCTGCCGTGCTCGACGTTGCTCGGAAGCACGGCGTCCCGCTCGCCGTGTTCTGGAACCAGCCAGCCACCGTGCTTGCTGCCTACTACCACTACTACCATGGCTACAAAGATCTCATCGCGTCGAACGCCTTTGACCCGGCATGTGAAGTGACCTTGCCTGGGCTACAACCCCTCCGCATGCAGTGCTTGCCATCCTTTTTAGTTGAGAAAACAAGCATCGGCCTGTCCAAGATGGTCATCGATGATTTTCAGGAGCTTTTTGAGTTCATCGACAGGGAGAAACCAATGGTTCTTGTGAACACATTCAACGAGTTGGAGGCTACCACACTCGTAGCCATGCAACCATACTTGAAGGAGGTGCTTTTCATCGGCCACTTCGCTAGATCATCAGCTAGAGCAAGAATCCATATATTTCAGAAGGACAAAAAGAGCTACATGGAGTGGCTTGATGCCCAACAGGAAAGGTCAGTAATTTACATTTCATTTGGAAGCGTACTGACGTATAGTAAACAACAACTGCAAGAGATTGCACAGGGATTGGAAGAGAGTGACAGGCCATATTTATGGGTGGTCCGCAAAGATGGACGTGACGAAGAGGTGGAAAGCTTTCTGGCGAATAACACTGACCATAGGAATGGGATGGTGATCGAATGGTGTGATCAACTCGATGTGCTATCACACTCCTCTATTGGGTGTTTTGTTACACACTGTGGGTGGAACTCGACAGTGGAGTCTTTGGCATTTGGTGTGCCTATGGTTACAGTTCCAAATTGGTCAGACCAACCCACAATTGCATATTTGGTGGAGGAGAAATGGAGGGTTGGCACTAGGGTGTATCGTGATGACCAAGGGATTATAGTTGGGACGCAGCTAGCAAAggaaattgattttattatgGGAGACAATGAGGTAGCATCAAAGATAAGACAAAGAGCAAAtgatttcaaacaaaaaatacatgagGAGGCAACAAGAGGTGAAAAGTCTGAGATGAGTCTCCAAATCTTTGCCAAGACAATGATAGGATTAG GGAGGTggggactaaaaataatatga
- the LOC121055735 gene encoding phospholipase A(1) DAD1, chloroplastic-like: MRIGRQWTELQGAQDWDGLLNPLDGALVRYGEFVRAAYASFNFDSGAPSYGCCRFPSSSLLRRSRLPETGYRVAQLLHAASTSAPRWLSCRSSYIGYVAVCDDEEEIERLGRRDVVIAFRGTATCSEWVDNFKSTLAHLPPTTSRRSADAGDGEAAPMVESGFWRLFTTSGKAHSSLQHQVRGVSEYGGKGMPPLSITVTGHSLSAALAVLTAYEITTTSAMQGHGDHDGAAPMVTAVSFGGPRVGNAAFRRRLEESGGKVLRVVNSDDIVTKVPGFPDVPAKRKPRFPRWLVSKMGWEYSDVGRELRLCGPCGQDTSRNVVASHDLDLYLKLVAACTD, encoded by the coding sequence ATGCGGATTGGTAGGCAGTGGACGGAGCTCCAGGGCGCGCAGGACTGGGACGGCCTGCTTAACCCGCTCGACGGCGCGCTCGTCCGGTACGGCGAGTTCGTCCGCGCCGCGTACGCCAGCTTCAACTTCGACAGCGGCGCACCGTCGTACGGGTGCTGCCGATTCCCGAGCAGCTCCCtgctccgccgctcccgtctcCCCGAGACCGGTTACCGGGTCGCCCAGCTCCTCCATGccgcgtcgacgtcggcgccgAGATGGCTGTCGTGCCGCTCGAGTTACATTGGCTACGTCGCGGTgtgcgacgacgaggaggagatcgaGCGGCTCGGTCGCCGCGACGTCGTCATTGCGTTCCGCGGCACGGCGACATGCAGCGAGTGGGTGGACAACTTCAAGTCCACTCTCGCCCACCTGCCGCCGACCACCTCGCGGCGATCagccgacgccggcgatggcgaggcggcACCGATGGTGGAGAGCGGATTCTGGAGGCTCTTCACCACCTCGGGCAAAGCGCACAGCAGCCTGCAGCACCAGGTGCGCGGCGTCAGCGAGTACGGCGGTAAGGGCATGCCGCCGTTGAGCATCACGGTCACCGGACACAGCCTCAGCGCCGCGCTCGCGGTGCTCACCGCCTACGAGATCACGACGACTTCCGCCATGCAAGGCCACGGGGACcacgacggcgcggcgccgaTGGTGACGGCCGTGTCGTTCGGCGGGCCGCGCGTGGGCAACGCGGCGTTCCGGCGAAGGCTGGAGGAGAGCGGCGGCAAGGTGCTCCGCGTCGTGAACTCGGATGATATCGTGACCAAGGTGCCGGGGTTCCCCGACGTGCCGGCGAAGAGGAAGCCGAGGTTTCCGAGGTGGCTGGTGTCGAAGATGGGGTGGGAGTACAGCGACGTCGGCCGCGAGCTGCGCCTTTGCGGACCTTGCGGCCAGGACACGTCGCGCAACGTGGTTGCATCGCATGATCTTGATTTGTACCTCAAGCTCGTGGCAGCCTGCACAGATTAG
- the LOC102703348 gene encoding protein TRAUCO, producing the protein MADGDALAAPSSPAPPPFQPMSEATPSAAKTPNLPDTPASASADPETPFSDAALADASDADASGLAAPPDAPAGVEAPGADDDGINPLGAMKHMTLAPPAPPSKKSKKKNSNSVWTRPASRKGKKKAKQPASALAGGSGGASGGRLPRPSSGEDELVLTPAPRFAAERNDDAPDLPVLLSRVFKSDKVEVSDDRLTAGSTKGYRMVRATRGVATGTWYFEIKVLHLGSSGHTRLGWATNNADLHAPVGYDVFGFGYRDMDGTKVHKAWRAKYADQGYGEGDVLGFYIHLPDGELYEPKQPFLVHYKGLPFRAEAPKATEQKTSDPVPGSEICYFKNGVCQGTAFVDIPGGRYYPAASMYTLPDQPNCEVKFNFGPNFEFFPEDFGGRSVPQPMSDVPYRPFALANDGPAENGTAEKTI; encoded by the exons atggccgacggcgacgcgctgGCTGCGCCATCctcccccgccccgccgccgttcCAGCCGATGTCGGAGGCAACTCCATCCGCCGCCAAAACCCCAAATCTGCCCGAcacccccgcctccgcctccgccgaccccGAGACCCCCTTCTCggacgccgcgctcgccgaTGCCTCCGACGCTGATGCCTCGggcctcgccgcgccacccgatGCCCCCGCGGGCGTGGAGGCGCCTggtgccgacgacgacgggatTAACCCGTTGGGCGCCATGAAGCACATGACCCTCGcgcccccggcgccgccgagcaagaagtccaagaagaagaacagcAACAGCGTCTGGACCAGGCCGGCCTCCCGCAAGGGCAAGAAGAAGGCCAAGCAGCCGGCCagcgccctcgccggcggcagcggcggggccAGCGGCGGCCGCCTCCCTAGGCCCTCcagcggcgaggacgagctcgtCCTCACCCCGGCGCCCCGCTTCGCGGCCGAGCGCAACGACGACGCGCCCGATTTGCCCGTGCTCCTCTCGCGCGTCTTCAAGTCCGACAAGGTCGAGGTCTCCGACGACCGCCTCACCGCCGGCAGCACCAAGGGCTACCGTATGGTGCGCGCCACCAGAGGCGTCGCTACCGGCACTTGGTACTTCGAGATCAAGGTCCTTCACCTCGGCAGCAGCGGCCACACCCGCCTTGGCTGGGCTACCAACAATGCTGACCTCCACGCACCCGTTGGCTACGATGTGTTTGGATTCGGATACCGCGACATGGATGGCACCAAGGTGCACAAGGCCTGGAGGGCCAAGTATGCTGACCAAGGCTATGGCGAGGGCGATGTCCTTGGCTTCTACATCCATCTGCCCGATGGAGAGCTGTATGAGCCCAAGCAGCCTTTCCTGGTTCACTACAAGGGTCTGCCTTTCCGTGCAGAGGCTCCCAAGGCGACTGAGCAGAAGACGTCGGATCCAGTTCCTG GTAGCGAGATATGCTACTTCAAGAATGGGGTATGCCAGGGCACGGCTTTTGTGGACATTCCTGGAGGGCGGTACTATCCAGCTGCGTCAATGTATACACTGCCTGACCAACCAAACTGCGAAGTTAAATTCAACTTTGGTCCCAATTTTGAGTTCTTTCCAGAAGATTTTGGAGGTCGATCAGTTCCTCAACCAATGAGCGATGTGCCTTATCGACCATTTGCTTTGGCGAATGACGGGCCTGCGGAAAACGGTACTGCTGAAAAAACCATTTAA